The genomic DNA AGGCGGCCGGGGTTTTGCCGAAAGACACACAACAAGGGGAATCCTGATGCGCATCGGGATCGGCGGCTTTCAGCATGAAACCAATACCTTCGCGCCTTCGCGCGCGGCGTGGGAAGACTTTGCCGACAAGGGCGGCGGCTGGCCGAAGCTGGTCAGCGGTCCGGCGATGTTCCAGGCCGTGGCCGGCGCCAACATTCCCGTGGCCGGCTTCATCGAGGCCATGCAACAGCACACGCTGCTGCCGGCCACGTGGGCCGCGGCCAGCCCTTCCGGTCCAGTCACCGAGGATGCCTTCGAACGCATCAGCGCCCTGATCCTGCAGGGCCTGCAAGCGGCCCTGCCGCTGGACGGCGTGTACCTGGACCTGCACGGCGCCATGGTCACCGAGCACCTGGACGACGGCGAAGGCGAACTGCTCAAGCGCGTGCGCGCGCTGGTCGGCCCCGACGTGCCGGTGGTGGCCAGCCTGGACCTGCACGCCAACATGACAGCGGCGATGGTGCGCCACGCCGACGCGCTGGTCTGCTACCGCACCTATCCGCACATCGACATGGCCGAGACCGGCCAGCGCGCCGCCGCGCTGCTGGCGCGGCGCCTGGCCGGCGCGCCCCGTCCCTGCGTGGCCCTGCGACAGTTGCCCTACCTGATTCCGCTGTGCTGGCAATCGACCGACATCGAGCCGGCGCGCAGCCTGTACCAGATGGTGGGCGACATCGAGGCGCGCGGCGCCCAGAGCGTGTCGCTGGCCACCGGTTTTCCGGCGGCGGATTTCCCCGATTGCCTGCCCGCGGTATGGGCCTACGGCGCCACCCAGGCCGAGGCCGACGCGGCCGCCGACACGCTGGCGCGCGCGGTGCTCGATGCCGAACGGGATTTTGGCGGCACCCTGTATTCACCCGATGACGCGGTCACCACCGCCATGCGACTGGCGCGCGAGGCCAACGCGCCGGTGGTCATCGCCGACGCGCAGGACAACCCCGGCGCCGGCGGCAGTTCCGACACCACGGGCCTGCTGCGCGCCCTGATCCGCCACCAGGCGCGCGATGCCGCCATCGGATTGATCGTCGATCCGGAAGCGGCGCTGGCCGCGCACCGCGCCGGCGTGGGTAAATCGGTCCGCATTGCATTGGGTGGACATTCGGGTATTCCCGACGACGAACCGCTGGACGCCGAGTTCATCGTGGAGAAAACTTCGGATGGGCGCTTCGATACGCATGGCGCGTTCTACCGCGGCTTCCATATGGACCTGGGCCCCAGCGCCTGCCTGCGCATCGGCGGCGTGCGCATCGTGGTGGCGTCCAACAAGGTGCAGATGGCGGACCAGGAAATGTTCCGTTTCGCCGGCATCGAGCCGCGCCGCGCGGCCATCCTGGCGGTGAAAAGCTCGGCGCATTTCCGCGCCGACTTCACCCCCATCGCCCACGCCATCCTGGTTTGCGCCGCGCCGGGATCGATGCTGATGGATGCGGCAAAACAACCATGGACACGGTTGCGTCCCGGCATCAGAATGGCGCCTTGCGGCCCGGTTTTTTCCAGCGCCGCAAGCGACTGACCCTCGCACGCCGCGCCCGGGGCGCGGCGCGTCAACGACGTAGCGGCAATCCGCGCCGCTCACTACGCATAAAAGGGGAATTTCATGCTCAAGTTCGTCCGCGCGGCCGCGTTCGCCGGCGCCACCCTGCTGATGGCCCATGGCGCCTACGCCGACACCGTCATCAAGGCGGTGATGCATTCGCCGCTGCGCCTGACCGATCCGCACGCCACCACCGCGTACATCACCACGTGGCACGGCTACATGATCTACGACACCCTGCTGGCCACCGACGCCGACAACAAGATCCAGCCGCAGATGCTGGAAAAGTGGGATGTCTCGGCCGACGGCAAGACCTACACCATGACGCTGCGCCCGGGCCAGAAATGGCATGACGGCAAGCCGGTCACGGCCGAGGACTGCGTCGCGTCGATCAAGCGCTGGGCCGCCGGCGACGGCATGGGCCGCACGCTGCTGAAATTCACCGACAAGATCGAAGTCATCGACGACAACAGCTTCCGCATCGTCATGAAGGAACCCACGGACCTGGCGCTGCGCGCCCTGTCCAAGCCGACCGGCACCGCGCCGTTCATGATGCCCAAGCGCATCGCCGAACTGCCCATCGGCCAGCCGATCACCGACATGACCGGCTCGGGCCCGTTCAAGGTCATCGAGTTCAAGCCAGGCGTGAAGACCGTCTACGCCAAGAACGCCGACTACGTGCCGCGCAAGGAACCCGCCAGCGGCCTGGCCGGCGGCAAGGTGGTGAACGTGGACAAGGTGCAATGGGATGTGATGCCCGACGCCCTGACCACCGCCAACGCCCTGCTGGGCGGCGAAATCGACTTCGTCGAGCAGTTCCCCTATGACCTGCTGCCGATGATCGAAGGCAACAAGGACCTGAAGGAAGAGTCGCTCAGCCCGGTCGGCTACTTCACGATGTACCGCTTCAACTTCAAGTACCCGCCCTTCAACAACAAGAAGATCCGCCAGGCCGCGATGTACGCCATCGGCCAGGAAGACGTGATGAAGGCGCTGGTGGGCAATCCCAAGTACTGGAAGACCTGCGCCTCGCTGTGGGGCTGCGGCACGCCGCTGGAATCGGACATCGGCAAGGACGTGGTGGTGCCCTCGAACATCGAGAAGGCCAAGGCCCTGCTGAAGGAAGCCGGCTATGACAACACCCCGATCCTGGTGATGCACGCCACCGACGTCGGCACGCTGTCGGCCCAGCCGGTGGTGATGGCCCAGGCCCTGCGCAAGGCCGGCTTCAACGTCAACCTGGCGGCGATGGACTGGCAGAGCGTGGCGACCCGCCGCGCCTCCAAGGCGGCGCCGGCCGAAGGCGGCTGGAACATCCACAACACCAACTGGTACGCCACCGACGTGATGGACCCGGTGCGCTCGGCCCCGGCCGCGGCCAACGGCGACAACGCCTGGTTCGGCTGGCCCGACTTCCCCCAGGTCGAGGAACTGCGCACCAAGTTCGCGCTGACCTCCGATCCGGCCGAGCAGAAGAAGATCGCCGATGAATTGCAGCGCATCGGCATCGACGAGGGCCTGTACGTGCCGCTGGGCCAGATGTCGGTGCCCACCGTGTATACGGCCAAGCTCTCGGGCCTGGTGCATGCGCCGGTGTTCGCGTTCTGGAATGTGAAAAAAGCCCCTTGACGGGCAAGTAGTTCAGGGGGAAATACATGCTGGCATTCGTCTCACGCCGGCTCCTCGCGACCATCCCCGTTCTGGTGATGGTCGCGGTGGTGGTCTTTGCGATATTGCGTTTGAGCCCGGGTGATCCGGCCATCATCATGGCCGGCGACGGCGCCACTCCCGAGCGGATCGAACAGATCCGCCAGACGATGGGCCTGGACCAGCCGATGGCCAGGCAGTTCTTCATCTGGGGCGGCAAGCTGCTTCAGGGTGACCTGGGCACCTCGCTGATGTCCGGCGTGCCGGTCACCCAGCTCATCGGCCAGCGCCTCGAACCGTCGTTGAGCCTGGCGCTGTTGACGCTGGTCTTCACGCTGATCGTGGCGATCCCGCTGGGCGTGCTGGCGGCCTGGCGCCAGGGCCGGCTGCTGGACCGCGCGGTCATGGGCTTTTCGGTGCTGGGCTTCTCGGTGCCGGTGTTCGTCACCGGCTACCTGCTGATCTGGGCCTTCGCCATCAAGCTGGGCTGGTTCAACGTGCAGGGCTACACGCCGCTGGCCAATGGCTTCTGGTTGTTCCTGCATCGGCTGATCCTGCCGTCGCTGGCGCTGTCCACCGTGTACATCGCCCTGATCGCGCGCATCACGCGCACCAGCGTCATCGAGGTGATGGGCGAGGACTTCATCCGCACCGCGCGCTCCAAGGGGCTGACCGAGACCGGCGTGCTGCTGGGCCACGCGTTGCGCAATGCCGCGGTGCCCATCGCCACGGTGGTGGGCCTGGGCATCGCGCTGCTGATCAGCGGCGTGGTGGTGACCGAATCGGTGTTCAACATCCCCGGCCTGGGCCGGCTGGTGGTCGAAGCCGTGCTGGCGCGCGACTACCCCGTGATCCAGGGCCTGACGCTGTTCTTCGCCTTCGTCTACGTGTTCATCAATCTGGTTGTCGATTGCGCCTACACGGTGTTCGACCCCCGTATCCGATACTGAGGCCACGCCATGCAAACGCCAACCGACGCCGCCGCGCAAGCGGCCGCCGATCTTCCCGGCGGCGGCACGCCCCACGTCACCGCCTGGCGCCAGATCCGCCAGGGCCTCAAAAGCTGGCCGGTGATGCTGGCCCTGGTGGTGCTGCTCATCATTGTCGCCATCGCCCTGTTCGCCCCGCTGCTGGGCACGGTCGACCCGACGTCCATCAATCCCGGCGCGCGCCTGAAGCAGCCGTTCACCGATTACCTGTTCGGCACCGACGCCTTCGGCCGCGACGTCTGGTCGCGCGTGGCCTACGGCGCGCGCGTCTCGCTGATCGCGGGGCTGGGCGCGGCGGTCATCAGCGTCACCATCGGGCTGGTGGTCGGCGTCATCGCCGGCTGGTTCCGCTCGCTCGACGGCATCATCATGCGCACCATGGACGCCATCATGGCGATCCCCGGCATCCTGTTGGCGATTGCCCTGGTGTCGGTCACCGGTGCCAGCCTGATGACGGTGCTGGTGGCCATCACCATCCCCGAGATTCCACGGGTGGTGCGCCTGGTGCGCGGCCAGATCCTGACCGTTCGCGGCGAGCCCTACGTCGAAGCGGCGCTGGCGCTGGGCACGCCGCTGCCGCTGCTGCTGTGGCGCCACATGGTGCCCAGCACCATCGCGCCGCTGACCGTGCAGGGCACGTATGTGTTCGCTTCGGCCATGCTGACCGAGGCCATCCTCAGCTTCCTGGGCGCGGGCATCCCGCCCGAGATCGCCTCCTGGGGCAACATCATGTCCGAAGGCCGCATGTACTTCCGCATGCTGCCTGGCCTGATCCTGTTCCCGGGGCTGTTCCTGTCGCTGACCGTGCTCAGCGTGAACATCCTGGGCGACGCGCTGCGCGACGCCCTCGATCCGAAAATGGTGCGCAGGATCTGATGCCGATGACCTACTCTCCCACTCCCCCCGCGGGCGATACCTCGTCCGCCGTGCTGGCGATCCGCAACCTGTCGGTGGAGGTCGGCGGCGCCGGCAACCGCGTGGTGCGCAACCTGAGCCTGGACGTGCACGCCGGCGAAACCGTGTGCGTGGTCGGCGAGTCCGGCTCGGGCAAGTCGGTCACATCGCTGGCCGTCATGGGCCTGTTGCCGGCCGGCGTGCTGCGCATCAGCGCGGGCTCGATCCGCGTCGAAGGCGAGGACGTGGCCAACGCCACGCCGCGGCGCCTGCGCGAACTGCGCGCCACCCGCATGGCCATGGTGTTCCAGGAACCCATGACGGCGCTGAACCCCGTGCACACCGTCGGCAAGCAGGTCGACGAAGTGCTGCGCCTGCATCGCCGCATGTCGGCCGCCGAACGCCGCGCCAAGGTACTGGACATGTTCCGCTCGGTGCACCTGCCCGACGTCGAGCGCATCTACGATGCCTATCCGCACCAGCTCTCGGGCGGCCAGCGCCAGCGCATCGTGATCGCGATGGCGCTGATCCTGGAGCCCAAGCTGCTGATCGCCGACGAGCCGACCACGGCGCTGGACGTCACCACGCAGAAGCAGATCCTGCTGCTGATCAAGGAACTGCAGGTCAAGCACCAGACCGCCGTGCTGTTCATCACGCACGACTTCGGCGTGGTGGCCGAGATCGCCGACCGAATCGTGGTGATGAACCGCGGCGACCTGATCGAAAGCGGCACCCGCGACGAGATCCTGGCCGAACCCAAGCAGTCGTACACGCGGCGCCTGGTGTCGTCGGTGCCCAGCCTGGTGCCGTTGCACCGCGAAGCGCCCGCGGGCGTGCCGGTGCTGCACGTCAAGGGCCTGGGGCGCACCTACGGCGGCAAGCGCTCGCTGTTCTCGCGCAGCGCGCCGCGCAACGTGATCGCGGCAGCAGACGTCAACCTGACGCTGCGCAAGGGCGAAATCCTCGGCATCGTGGGCGAGTCCGGCTCGGGCAAGTCGACCGTGGCGCGCTGCATCGTGCGCCTGATCGAACCCACCGCCGGCCACATGATGATGGGCGGCGAAGACCTCAGCACGCTGTCCGGCGCGGCCCTGCGCCCGGTGCGGCGCCGCATCCAGATCGTGTTCCAGGATCCTTACCGCTCGCTCAACCCGCGCCGCACCGTGGGCGAGTCCATCATCGAAGGCCTGCTCAACTTCGGCGTGCCGCGCGAGCAGGCGCTGCAACGTGCCGGCGAGACGCTGTCGGTGGTCGGGCTGAGCCCCGACGCCATGCGACGCTACCCGCACCAGTTCTCAGGCGGCCAGCGCCAGCGCATCTGCATCGCCCGCGCGCTGGTGATGGACCCCGAGATCCTGGTGGCCGACGAAGCCGTGTCGGCGCTGGACGTGTCGGTGCAGGCGCAGGTGCTGGAACTGCTCGAGCAGGTGCGCGAGCGCACCGGCGTGGGCGTGCTGTTCATCACGCATGACCTGCGCGTGGCCGCGCAGATCTGCGACACCATCATGGTCATGCAGCGCGGCAAGGTCGTCGAGACCGGCGCCGCCCAGGCCGTGCTGACCGATCCCCGCCACGAGTACACCCGCGCCCTGATCGACGCGGCGCCCGGGCGCGACTGGGACTTCCGCAACTTCCGGCCCGTGGCGGCCGGGCTGGCGGCCCCCGCCGCCTGAGGCGTCCCAATCAACCCAGGCATCCCACGCAATCGGAATCCGCCATGTCGCAACCGCATGAACTCTCGGCCCAGGAGCTGCTGGCCGCCTACCGTAACAAGACCCTGTCGCCGGTCGAGGCGACCCGCTCGGTGCTCGACCACATCGCGCGCTGGGAACCGCACATCCACGCCACCTATGCGCTCGATCCCGACCAGGCGCTGGCGCAGGCGCGCGCTTCCGAGGCGCGCTGGATGAAGGGCGAGCCGCAGGCTTGCGGCGGCTACTCGCTGGACGGCGTGCCCGCCACCATCAAGGAAAACATCGCCACCCGCGGCGTGCCGGTGCCGCTGGGCACGGCCGCCACCGACTTGACGCCGGCCGCGGCCGACGCCCCGCCGGCGGCGCGCATGCGCGAGGCCGGCGCGGTAGTGCTGGGCAAGACCACCATGCCCGACTACGGCATGCTGTCCTCGGGACTGTCGAGTTTCCATGCGCTGACGCGCAACCCCTGGGACCTGAGCAAAAACCCGGGCGGCTCCAGCGCCGGCGCCGGAGCGGCGGCGGCGGCGGGCTACGGCCCGCTGCACATCGGCACCGACATCGGCGGCTCGGTGCGCCTGCCGGCCGCCTGGTGCGGCATCGCCACGCTCAAGCCCAGCCTGGGCCGCATCCCCATCGACCCTCCCTTCATGGGCCGCTGCGCCGGCCCCATGACCCGCGACATCACTGACGCCGCGCTGATGATGGGCGTGCTGTCGCAGCCCGACGCGCGCGATCACATGAGCCTGCCGTTCCAGGACTTCGACTGGCTCAACCTGGATATCGACGTGCGCGGCCTGCGCATCGGCCTGCAGCTCGAAGCCGGCTGCGGCCTGCCGCTGGACCCGGAGATCCGCGCCGCCGTCGAAGCCGCGGCCCGACTGTTCGAGTCGGCCGGCGCCATCGTCACGCCGCTCAAGCCGTGGATGACGCCGGAGATGCTGGACGGCGTCGACCGTTTCTGGCGCACCCGCTCGGCCATCGACCTGGGGGCCCTGCCGCAAGCGCGCCGCGACAAGATCCTGCCGTTCATCCGCGCCTGGGCCGAAAGCGGCGGCGGCCAATCCGGCGAGGCCGTGTTCCGCAGCTACTACGAAACCCTGAACGTGCGCGCCAAGACCGTGGCCGCCACCGCCCCCTACGACTACGTGCTGTCGCCGGTGGCGCCGGTGGTGGCCTACAACGCCGAGTGGGCCGCGCCTACCAACGAGGTCGCCACGACCATGCACCACATCGGCTACACCTTGCCCTACAACATGAGCGAGCAGCCGGCCGCCTCGGTCAATTGCGGTTATACCCGGGCAGGCCTGCCGATCGGCCTGCAGATCGCCGGCGCGCGCTTCGACGATCTGGGCGTGCTGCGCGTGGCCCGCGCCTGGGAACGCATGCGCCCGGCCCAGCAGCCCTGGCCGCAGCCGCCCCGGGCCGTCTAACCCGCGCTGACCGGCCCGATCCCCTTCCCCTTTGGCAACCACAGGAATTCCCATGCGTTGGCTTCTGGCAATGATCAAGCACGAGACGAACACCTTCTCGCCCGTGCCGACCCCGCTCGCGCGCTTTTTCCGCGGCAATCCTGAAATCCTGGCCGGCGACCGCGCCATCCGCGCCTACGAGAACACCGACAGCGGCCTGGGCGGCTACATCGAGGTGGCGCGCCGCGTCGGCGCCGAGATCGTGGTGCCGGTGGCCGCCGAATCCTGGCCCAGCGGCCCGGCCAGCGCCGAGACCCACGAGCTGCTGTGCAAGCGGGTGCTGGACGAGGTCCGCAAGGGCGGCTACGACGCCATCCTGCTGGACCTGCACGGCGCCATGGTGGCCGAGGGCGTGGAAGACGCCGAGGGCGACCTGCTGCGCCGCCTGCGCGAGATCGATCCCAAGACGCCGGTGGCGGTGACGCTGGACATGCACGCCAACATCTACGCCGACATCGTCGACAACGCCACCGTCATCAGCGGCTTCCATACCTATCCGCACGTGGACATCCGCGAGGCCGGCGTGCGCGCGGCCAACGTCATCGTGCGCACGCTCAAGGGCGAGATCAAGCCCGTGATGACCTGGGGCGGCAAGCCCATGCTGCCGCACGTCATGTGCCAGGGCACCCACGCCGATCCCAACAAATCGCTGCAGGAGCGCTGCCGCCAGCTGGAGGCCGATGGCGTTCTGGCGGCCTCGGTGTTCGTGGGTTTCCCCCACGCCGACATCCGCGAGGCGGGCCTTAGCGCCGTGGTCTGTACGGACGCCAACCTGGCCCAGGCGCAGCAATACCGCGACGAACTGCTGGAGCGCGCCTGGAACGACCGGGCGAAATGGGTGTTCCATTCCGAGCCGCTGGCGCCCACCATCGCCCGGGCCAAGGCCATCGAGCAAGGCCCGGTGGTGTTGCTGGACCACTACGACAACACCGGCTCCGGCGGCACCATGGACACCACCGCGGTGCTGGCCGAGGTGCTGCGCCAGGAATTGGACGACGTGGTGTTCTACGCCATCTGCGATCCCCAGGCGGCGCGCGAGGCCGCCACGGCGGGCGTGGGCAGCACCGTCACCCTGCCCCTGGGCGGCAAGGTGGACATGCCCGCCATCAAGCGGGCCGGCGAGCCGCTGACGGTGACCGGCCGGGTCAAGCTGGTGTTCGACGGTGTCTACCTGAACCGCGGCCCCATGTATCGGGGCGTGCGCAATGACACCGGCCTGACGGTGGTGATCGATACCGGACGGGTCGAGATCGTGGTGGTGTCGCGCCACCAGGAGCCCTTCGACATCAATTGCCTGCTGTCGGCCGGCATCGATCCGCTGCAAAAGCGCTATGTGGTGCTCAAGAGCCGGGTCCACTGGCGCGCCGGCTTCTCCGAGATGGCCACCGAGATCATCGAGTGCACCGGCGTGGGCGTCACCACCTCCGACTACGGCCAGCTTGACTTCAAGCATGTGCGCCGGCCGATCTACCCGCTCGATCCCCTGTAAAACACGCGTTGTCGACAATATGGCCGGCGCCCGAGGGCGCCGGCTTTCATTTTGAAATCTTCGGTAACGGCGCGCACTGCAACTGGCTACCCCGCCTCGGTATACTCGCCGCGGGTCCTGACAGGCCGATGAATATGTCCCATTGCCCGCGCCGCTCGACGGCGCCGCGCCGCAGGGACAAGACTCGACAATCAACGACAAAGCAAAACATGAAAAAGAGCGTAGCGATCACCTTAGCCGTGGTCATAGTGGGAGCGGGAAGCTGGGTGGGTGCTACCTGGTACACCGGCAAGCGCATCGAGGAAGGCGCGCAGCGCCGCCTGGCCGAGGCCAACGAGAAGCTGGCCAAGATCACGCCTTTGTTCGGCCTGCGCATCGACCAGATCAAATACGAACGCGGCCTGTTCTCGACGCAGGCGCGCTACGGCGTGTCGTTCGTCAAGAGCGACAAGAGCCTGAGCGACATGCCGGACGGCATGTTGGAATTCGATGCCCAAATCGAGCACGGCCCGTTCCCCAAGAGCGCGCTGGCGCGCGGCGCCATCGCGCCCAAGCTGGCTTTCGTCCACACCGAAATGGCCAAGACGGACAACGTCAAGCCGGTGTTCGAGCTGACCAAGGACGTCTCGCCCCTGGTCACCGATGCCATGGTCAGCTTTGGCGGCAGCACGGCATCGACCGCCCGCATCGCGCCGGTGAAGGTGACGCATGAAGGCAATTCGGTCGATTTCAGCGGCATGGAAATCACCGGCACGTTCGACCGCGGCCTGGCCGCCATCACCGCCAATGCCAAGACCGACATCCTGGCGGTGGACGGCACCAAGGGCAGCGATCCGA from Achromobacter xylosoxidans includes the following:
- a CDS encoding ABC transporter substrate-binding protein; this translates as MLKFVRAAAFAGATLLMAHGAYADTVIKAVMHSPLRLTDPHATTAYITTWHGYMIYDTLLATDADNKIQPQMLEKWDVSADGKTYTMTLRPGQKWHDGKPVTAEDCVASIKRWAAGDGMGRTLLKFTDKIEVIDDNSFRIVMKEPTDLALRALSKPTGTAPFMMPKRIAELPIGQPITDMTGSGPFKVIEFKPGVKTVYAKNADYVPRKEPASGLAGGKVVNVDKVQWDVMPDALTTANALLGGEIDFVEQFPYDLLPMIEGNKDLKEESLSPVGYFTMYRFNFKYPPFNNKKIRQAAMYAIGQEDVMKALVGNPKYWKTCASLWGCGTPLESDIGKDVVVPSNIEKAKALLKEAGYDNTPILVMHATDVGTLSAQPVVMAQALRKAGFNVNLAAMDWQSVATRRASKAAPAEGGWNIHNTNWYATDVMDPVRSAPAAANGDNAWFGWPDFPQVEELRTKFALTSDPAEQKKIADELQRIGIDEGLYVPLGQMSVPTVYTAKLSGLVHAPVFAFWNVKKAP
- a CDS encoding ABC transporter permease; protein product: MLAFVSRRLLATIPVLVMVAVVVFAILRLSPGDPAIIMAGDGATPERIEQIRQTMGLDQPMARQFFIWGGKLLQGDLGTSLMSGVPVTQLIGQRLEPSLSLALLTLVFTLIVAIPLGVLAAWRQGRLLDRAVMGFSVLGFSVPVFVTGYLLIWAFAIKLGWFNVQGYTPLANGFWLFLHRLILPSLALSTVYIALIARITRTSVIEVMGEDFIRTARSKGLTETGVLLGHALRNAAVPIATVVGLGIALLISGVVVTESVFNIPGLGRLVVEAVLARDYPVIQGLTLFFAFVYVFINLVVDCAYTVFDPRIRY
- a CDS encoding ABC transporter permease, which gives rise to MQTPTDAAAQAAADLPGGGTPHVTAWRQIRQGLKSWPVMLALVVLLIIVAIALFAPLLGTVDPTSINPGARLKQPFTDYLFGTDAFGRDVWSRVAYGARVSLIAGLGAAVISVTIGLVVGVIAGWFRSLDGIIMRTMDAIMAIPGILLAIALVSVTGASLMTVLVAITIPEIPRVVRLVRGQILTVRGEPYVEAALALGTPLPLLLWRHMVPSTIAPLTVQGTYVFASAMLTEAILSFLGAGIPPEIASWGNIMSEGRMYFRMLPGLILFPGLFLSLTVLSVNILGDALRDALDPKMVRRI
- a CDS encoding M81 family metallopeptidase — encoded protein: MRWLLAMIKHETNTFSPVPTPLARFFRGNPEILAGDRAIRAYENTDSGLGGYIEVARRVGAEIVVPVAAESWPSGPASAETHELLCKRVLDEVRKGGYDAILLDLHGAMVAEGVEDAEGDLLRRLREIDPKTPVAVTLDMHANIYADIVDNATVISGFHTYPHVDIREAGVRAANVIVRTLKGEIKPVMTWGGKPMLPHVMCQGTHADPNKSLQERCRQLEADGVLAASVFVGFPHADIREAGLSAVVCTDANLAQAQQYRDELLERAWNDRAKWVFHSEPLAPTIARAKAIEQGPVVLLDHYDNTGSGGTMDTTAVLAEVLRQELDDVVFYAICDPQAAREAATAGVGSTVTLPLGGKVDMPAIKRAGEPLTVTGRVKLVFDGVYLNRGPMYRGVRNDTGLTVVIDTGRVEIVVVSRHQEPFDINCLLSAGIDPLQKRYVVLKSRVHWRAGFSEMATEIIECTGVGVTTSDYGQLDFKHVRRPIYPLDPL
- a CDS encoding ABC transporter ATP-binding protein, producing MTYSPTPPAGDTSSAVLAIRNLSVEVGGAGNRVVRNLSLDVHAGETVCVVGESGSGKSVTSLAVMGLLPAGVLRISAGSIRVEGEDVANATPRRLRELRATRMAMVFQEPMTALNPVHTVGKQVDEVLRLHRRMSAAERRAKVLDMFRSVHLPDVERIYDAYPHQLSGGQRQRIVIAMALILEPKLLIADEPTTALDVTTQKQILLLIKELQVKHQTAVLFITHDFGVVAEIADRIVVMNRGDLIESGTRDEILAEPKQSYTRRLVSSVPSLVPLHREAPAGVPVLHVKGLGRTYGGKRSLFSRSAPRNVIAAADVNLTLRKGEILGIVGESGSGKSTVARCIVRLIEPTAGHMMMGGEDLSTLSGAALRPVRRRIQIVFQDPYRSLNPRRTVGESIIEGLLNFGVPREQALQRAGETLSVVGLSPDAMRRYPHQFSGGQRQRICIARALVMDPEILVADEAVSALDVSVQAQVLELLEQVRERTGVGVLFITHDLRVAAQICDTIMVMQRGKVVETGAAQAVLTDPRHEYTRALIDAAPGRDWDFRNFRPVAAGLAAPAA
- a CDS encoding amidase; the protein is MSQPHELSAQELLAAYRNKTLSPVEATRSVLDHIARWEPHIHATYALDPDQALAQARASEARWMKGEPQACGGYSLDGVPATIKENIATRGVPVPLGTAATDLTPAAADAPPAARMREAGAVVLGKTTMPDYGMLSSGLSSFHALTRNPWDLSKNPGGSSAGAGAAAAAGYGPLHIGTDIGGSVRLPAAWCGIATLKPSLGRIPIDPPFMGRCAGPMTRDITDAALMMGVLSQPDARDHMSLPFQDFDWLNLDIDVRGLRIGLQLEAGCGLPLDPEIRAAVEAAARLFESAGAIVTPLKPWMTPEMLDGVDRFWRTRSAIDLGALPQARRDKILPFIRAWAESGGGQSGEAVFRSYYETLNVRAKTVAATAPYDYVLSPVAPVVAYNAEWAAPTNEVATTMHHIGYTLPYNMSEQPAASVNCGYTRAGLPIGLQIAGARFDDLGVLRVARAWERMRPAQQPWPQPPRAV
- a CDS encoding M81 family metallopeptidase — translated: MRIGIGGFQHETNTFAPSRAAWEDFADKGGGWPKLVSGPAMFQAVAGANIPVAGFIEAMQQHTLLPATWAAASPSGPVTEDAFERISALILQGLQAALPLDGVYLDLHGAMVTEHLDDGEGELLKRVRALVGPDVPVVASLDLHANMTAAMVRHADALVCYRTYPHIDMAETGQRAAALLARRLAGAPRPCVALRQLPYLIPLCWQSTDIEPARSLYQMVGDIEARGAQSVSLATGFPAADFPDCLPAVWAYGATQAEADAAADTLARAVLDAERDFGGTLYSPDDAVTTAMRLAREANAPVVIADAQDNPGAGGSSDTTGLLRALIRHQARDAAIGLIVDPEAALAAHRAGVGKSVRIALGGHSGIPDDEPLDAEFIVEKTSDGRFDTHGAFYRGFHMDLGPSACLRIGGVRIVVASNKVQMADQEMFRFAGIEPRRAAILAVKSSAHFRADFTPIAHAILVCAAPGSMLMDAAKQPWTRLRPGIRMAPCGPVFSSAASD